The following coding sequences lie in one Stigmatopora argus isolate UIUO_Sarg chromosome 5, RoL_Sarg_1.0, whole genome shotgun sequence genomic window:
- the LOC144075019 gene encoding cyclin-G2-like — protein MFFSRTRDLGGLDKALVKDLKSCCALEGYFLPSKSGLKMIEMSERGVSAKCRDAQVEELWGLTSFHGYSMQTFVRAVNLLDRFLTHVKPEPKHVPLASVCCLRLAARTTEEATDVAPTHQPFSRFSASELLRMEEVLVLQLGSDTPAPTAFTFLHLYYSALGGVCHDEGTEMPSVVKLEAQLKACLCRLVFTKAKPSVLALALLAHDLGSWQSPAASEVLRQLQRLAKVGKGDLRHWRLLVAKRMTEYRSTRCHKPDGRKLVWPLSKRTMQILRTARCTAPGLPTILEDVWDQSEEDISSAEDSPCGSLGSVGEGAFFPTSCL, from the exons ATGTTCTTTTCCAGGACGAGGGACCTCGGTGGTCTGGACAAGGCCTTGGTGAAAGATCTGAAATCTTGCTGTGCACTGGAGGGCTATTTCCTCCCCAGCAAATCTGGATTGAAGATGATCGAAATGTCTGAG AGGGGCGTGTCGGCTAAATGCAGAGATGCCCAAGTGGAGGAGTTGTGGGGTCTGACAAGCTTTCATGGCTACAGCATGCAAACGTTTGTCCGAGCTGTCAACCTGCTGGATCGATTTCTTACCCACGTAAAG CCCGAGCCCAAACACGTGCCACTTGCGTCCGTGTGTTGCTTGCGCTTGGCGGCCCGCACCACGGAGGAGGCGACTGATGTGGCACCCACCCACCAGCCATTCAGCCGCTTCAGCGCGTCGGAGTTGCTCCGCATGGAGGAGGTGCTAGTGCTCCAGCTGGGCTCCGACACCCCCGCGCCCACAGCTTTCACCTTCCTGCACCTTTACTACTCAGCCTTGGGTGGCGTGTGCCATGACGAGGG AACAGAGATGCCGAGTGTGGTCAAGCTTGAAGCTCAGCTGAAAGCCTGCTTGTGTCGCCTAGTTTTCACCAAAGCAAAA CCATCCGTGCTGGCCCTGGCCCTCCTGGCCCACGACCTGGGGAGCTGGCAGTCCCCTGCCGCGTCGGAGGTCCTCCGGCAGCTGCAAAGACTAGCAAAG GTGGGAAAGGGTGATCTGCGTCACTGGCGGCTTCTGGTGGCTAAGCGTATGACGGAGTACCGCTCTACTCGGTGCCACAAACCAGATGGCAGAAAGCTGGTGTGGCCGCTTTCCAAAAGGACGATGCAGATTCTGCGCACCGCCCGCTGCACTGCCCCGGGCCTGCCCACCATACTGGAAGACGTGTGGGACCAAAG CGAGGAGGACATCAGCAGTGCAGAAGACAGCCCATGTGGCTCTCTAGGCAGTGTCGGTGAAGGCGCCTTCTTTCCCACTTcttgtttgtga